In Drechmeria coniospora strain ARSEF 6962 chromosome 03, whole genome shotgun sequence, the DNA window CACGTCAATTAAACAGCAAAATGTAACTCACATCGTGTCAGCCGCTCGTACATTTGTGACAGCTCTGAGTCGGGAGGTACTACTCCTGAGACCTGAGAAGGGCCCCTGGAACCGAGGAAGCCCAGATACTTGTCCCAGGTGTAGAATCTCTTCAACGACCTGAAGTCGTCCACAAGCTCCTGCGACGTCGACATCCAGGAAAGGAGGAGATCGTTGCGACCGGCAAGGATTTTCCGCTTTAGGTCCCGGACGACCTCATATTGATGTGAGAGCTTGACTGCTCGTGCTTGCTCATCCTGGAGCCGTTTATCCGGCCCTGCGAGCCGCTTTGCACGGTACCGCTTTGGGATTACCGGTTTTTTTGCGTCGTCCTTCGACCCTGTTGGCTTACCTTTTGGGCGGACAGAGGGAGCCTTTCGGCGCCGCTCCAAGCCATGTTTGGAAATTTCCAGCAATGGTGCGCTCGTCAAGGCTCCCATGCTGGAGGCGCCTGCGCCCGATAAATCCCGCGCTTCCCGGAGGGCCATGGCCTCAGCGGCGAGTATGAGGGCCTCTTCATCCTCTCTGGCTCTCTCGTACATGTTTGCCAGCTCGATGCGGGCGTCGATACTATCCTCATCCACATCAATCGCCGCAAGAAAGCACTCCTCGGCGGTGGGTTGCTCCTCCAGGGTAAGGTAACAGCGTCCCAGCTGCAGCAACGTAGCCGGGTCGGGATCTCCCGGTATGGCACGGAGCAACTCATAATACTTGATAGCTTGGGAGTGTCGTCCACAATGAGCAAGTTCCGTTGCCAGCTCGTAGACAAGAAAGGGGAAATCGATGGCGAACTCCTTCGACTCGGCGTCGGATGGATTCAGCCATTCCATGTGAAGCTGGGAAAGTGTCAGCGGACATTTTCTCTGCGACAAATCACATGATGGAAAGCCAGTACCAGTGCCTCCGATTCGTGGCCCAGCCGGAGTCGATAAGTTGCTAAGCGGATGCGCAGATCTCGAGGCAAGGCCTCACCGTACAGCGCATCATTGGTGTTGATGGCATCGAACTCGGGGACGGACGATCGCCGCGCGGCTCCGGCATCCCACTCCCGGTCGTCAGcggtccatccatcccaGTAGTGCTCCGATGATCGCCCGACAAGCCACCGTGACAGCGACTTCAGTTGGCATATGCCTTCCTGGTAGCGTTCCGCCGAGGCAAACAGCTCCACGTACACGCCGATATCATGCCAGAGGAAAGTTTGGTGACGATCTAGATTTGCCTCGTGGTCAAAGAACTCCCGGTAGGCTTGAATGGCCGAAGGAACAGCCGTGGCGACCTTTCTACTATCTACACAAGCCTCAGCAAGCTTGCGGACTGTATCCAAATCATACGGTCGACGCTTGAGTATGAGCTTGTACTCGGAAATGGCAGCAGAAAAGTGACCCTGCCGATGGCATACGGCTGCCTTGCCAAGCCTAGAATCAAGATGGGTGGGCTCGGCCCTCAGCGCGGCTGAGAAGCAGAGCCGGGCAGTGTGGAGATTTCCGGCTTCGTTTTCTGCTATCGTGTCTAGCGCGAAGGATGCACAGCTCACCCATCCCGATACATCCTTGGGTCGGAGGTGCGCAGCATAAACCATTGCGGAGAGCGCCCTGTCATTCTCGCCTCGTTCACGGAAGATGGACGCCAGCACCGTCCAGGCCTGGTGGGTCTCTGCATTGATCCTGATCACCTCAAACGCCAGGTCTAGAGCTTGGTCGTAGTCGCCACCAAGGAAGGCCTGGTTGACCCTGGAGAGACGTGCGGTGATGTCACCCCTTGGCTTGGCCGCCTTTCGTGGCccacgagctcctcgaccacGAGCCCCCCCACGGGATACCTGTGCATTGTCTGAGGAGCCATGATGGGAGGCTAGAAATTCCCGAACAGACTCGTCGAACTTGGCAATGTCACCTTGCAGTTCCTCCAGGTCGGAGTCGGCGTCTGATCCATCATCAGAATTCCTTTCGGGGTTTACCGTCAGTCCAAGCACTGGCACGGCGTTGAATGAAGTTAATCTATTTGCACCGCTGTCAGGTGATTCTTCTCTAGGATTATTAGCTAGATCATCCATCCGAGTGTCCAAGATAGGACTTCTTAGGGATATCCGAGAAGTGGTCGACATGCGATTTCGATGGTGGAATTATTATCGGTTCTACTGCGCGAGTTCGTGTTGCAACTGGGGAGGTGAGTAattatgtaagtacaagtaaaggTGGGGCGGTGGCTGGTCGATGTCAGATGGCCGTATTGTAGAATGCAGAACATGGTGCTGCCACAAGCGCGTACTTGTGGCTGTGATGGTATATATATTATGTCAGCATCGCATCGTTGGTGGTCGCAAAGTGATGTTACGGCGAACGACACCATTATATACTGTACTAATACACTTTCAACGAGCGGATAATGTCAACAAGTTGAAATAGCCATGCGTCAGTTAAAGCAAACTTTCAGAAGTTGAAGAATAAAAGTGTTTCTTTACAAGCCGGTAACAAGCAAGATGTAAACTGCAGGTATAAAATCTTGTGGCAGCACAATTCCTGCcactcgtacggagcacatgcaggtTGTCATTTGCAtttgtactccatactctgtATCGGTACTGatatttacagtacatcttCTCCCCAGAGGTCCTCGGGGGCGCCTGCGGCAGGCTTCTGCTGACAACTCCTTCCAGCCCCTTCCTTCAATACGACAAGAATACGACAAGAATACGACAAGAATACGACAAGAACACTGCAATGGCCTGATTTAACCGAACTTAATCAAGAGGAAGGCGATGGATTTTCACGCTCTGACCAATTACCAGACGAGTTCAGTGCCAACCCTTTTTTGGCTC includes these proteins:
- a CDS encoding Transcription factor tau subunit sfc4, which translates into the protein MSTTSRISLRSPILDTRMDDLANNPREESPDSGANRLTSFNAVPVLGLTVNPERNSDDGSDADSDLEELQGDIAKFDESVREFLASHHGSSDNAQVSRGGARGRGARGPRKAAKPRGDITARLSRVNQAFLGGDYDQALDLAFEVIRINAETHQAWTVLASIFRERGENDRALSAMVYAAHLRPKDVSGWVSCASFALDTIAENEAGNLHTARLCFSAALRAEPTHLDSRLGKAAVCHRQGHFSAAISEYKLILKRRPYDLDTVRKLAEACVDSRKVATAVPSAIQAYREFFDHEANLDRHQTFLWHDIGVYVELFASAERYQEGICQLKSLSRWLVGRSSEHYWDGWTADDREWDAGAARRSSVPEFDAINTNDALYGEALPRDLRIRLATYRLRLGHESEALLHMEWLNPSDAESKEFAIDFPFLVYELATELAHCGRHSQAIKYYELLRAIPGDPDPATLLQLGRCYLTLEEQPTAEECFLAAIDVDEDSIDARIELANMYERAREDEEALILAAEAMALREARDLSGAGASSMGALTSAPLLEISKHGLERRRKAPSVRPKGKPTGSKDDAKKPVIPKRYRAKRLAGPDKRLQDEQARAVKLSHQYEVVRDLKRKILAGRNDLLLSWMSTSQELVDDFRSLKRFYTWDKYLGFLGSRGPSQVSGVVPPDSELSQMYERLTRSIAPHGDQHGRELGRSSLMSHEGISFEDWLDLFLDYAIALAILHRREEAYQICQAAKDSTVFQSSEHGFAIYVAWSVCAIYTGDEERCVATARYLMRDGAMTDSYRMFALLSRLCQSPVSWYTSGPAQKFILRQIKAIDARHDGAMMQLWEHGRADGGVGDSDLPTTSIDVCLLMLYGHILFTSTSYAYSLG